Proteins co-encoded in one Fusarium musae strain F31 chromosome 3, whole genome shotgun sequence genomic window:
- a CDS encoding hypothetical protein (EggNog:ENOG41): MTSSTQEGALQQRLSTLTMVAMAFAILNTWIALAGTMAYILPSGGSVSFIYGFIVCVLCNLALAASLGEMAALWPTAAQLVSAAAVVASNNAYEATQWKTYLFFLAILTFGTVGNVWGNKILGRWNDMALYWSVLSVVIMSIILLSVSPKTDARQVFTEFSNETGWSDGVAWILGLLQSALSLIGFDVVLHLTEEMPNPSRDAPRAMMLAIVIGGVTGFLFILVILFCLTDPATILASNTGMPIVELFLQSTKSRAAATILALMLSVCFINGTSASITSASRLLYAMARDKGIICHNYFARIEPKLDVPVRTITLCFIFNVLFGLLYLGPAVAFSAYIASCTIFLNVSYAGPVIALLVRGRSILKEYQTRKTPARMGLRTGAAVNIIASVFVVVITIFFCFPTALPVSANTMNYVSAVVGVFYLLLALYWMVYGNAFEGPNFEAIIGQPLQIKGEHEPEAVQEKSETSTKA; the protein is encoded by the exons atgacttcttcaacgCAGGAGGGCGCTTTGCAGCAGCGTCTCTCGACATTGACAATGGTTGCTATGGCctttgccattctcaa TACATGGATTGCACTCGCTGGTACCATGGCGTACATTCTCCCTTCTGGGGGCTCGGTGTCGTTTATCTATGGCTTTATTGTTTGTGTTCTTTGCAATTTGGCTCTTGCTGCTAGTCTGGGAGAGATGGCTGCTCTTTGGCCAACTGCTG CTCAACTCGTCTCCGCCGCAGCTGTCGTCGCTTCGAATAACGCATACGAGGCAACACAATGGAAGAcatatctcttcttcctcgctaTCCTTACATTCGGAACCGTCGGCAACGTATGGGGTAACAAGATCCTCGGTCGTTGGAATGACATGGCTC TATATTGGTCCGTTCTCTCGGTCGTTATCATGAGCATCATCCTCCTTTCCGTGTCGCCAAAGACAGATGCTCGTCAAGTCTTTACCGAGTTTAGTAACGAGACTGGCTGGTCTGATGGTGTCGCTTGGATCCTTGGTTTACTCCAGTCTGCTCTGTCGCTCATTGGGTTTGATGTTGTCTTGCATCTAACTGAGGAGATGCCCAACCCTTCGAGGGATGCACCTCGAGCTATGATGTTGGCTATAGTCATTGGTGGTGTCAC tggcttcctcttcatcctcgtcatcctcttctgCCTCACCGACCCCGCAACAATCCTCGCATCCAATACTGGAATGCCCATCGTCGAACTCTTCCTCCAGAGCACAAAGAGTCGAGCCGCAGCAACCATCTTGGCCCTGATGCTAAGCGTCTGTTTCATCAACGGCACATCAGCCAGTATCACCAGTGCAAGTCGACTTCTATACGCCATGGCTAGAGACAAGGGTATCATATGCCACAACTACTTCGCACGCATTGAACCAAAGCTCGATGTCCCCGTCCGCACGATCACCTTGTGTTTCATCTTCAATGTCCTCTTTGGGCTTTTGTATCTTGGTCCTGCTGTGGCTTTCAGTGCTTACATTGCTTCGTGCACTATCTTCCTCAACGTCTCTTATGCTGGCCCTGTCATTGCCTTGTTGGTCAGGGGTCGAAGTATTCTCAAGGAGTACCAGACACGGAAGACACCAGCCAGGATGGGTCTGAGGACTGGCGCTGCTGTCAACATCATTGCAAGTGTTTTTGTCGTTGTCATCACCATC TTCTTCTGTTTTCCGACAGCCCTCCCCGTGTCAGCTAATACTATGA ACTACGTTTCTGCTGTTGTCGGAGTTTTCTACCTACTTCTTGCCCTGTACTGGATGGTCTATGGCAACGCCTTTGAAGGCCCT